One segment of Solanum lycopersicum chromosome 1, SLM_r2.1 DNA contains the following:
- the LOC101268616 gene encoding protein DMP3 has translation MDMSLRARSTSSKQTSTDASEIPLLPTSNNDHEAERPAIPRPSISQRALESTAHLANLLPTGTLLAFQLLIPIFTNNGSCDTASRPLTLVLLALLAFSCFLACFTDSFKAPDGQIYYGLATFKGLWIFDYQAASISGVPGELSRYRVGFIDFVHAILSVLVFVAVALRDKNVVNCFYPTPDHETKQVLDVVPIGIGVICSLLFVVFPTRRHGIGFPVTPDKR, from the coding sequence ATGGACATGTCTCTACGAGCCAGATCAACTTCCTCTAAACAAACATCCACAGATGCATCAGAAATTCCATTACTTCCAACAAGCAACAACGATCATGAAGCAGAGCGTCCAGCTATACCGCGACCATCAATTTCCCAACGTGCCTTAGAAAGCACAGCACATTTAGCCAACCTACTCCCAACAGGAACTCTCTTAGCATTCCAATTACTAATCCCAATTTTCACCAACAACGGATCGTGTGACACTGCATCTCGTCCATTGACATTAGTCCTCCTTGCACTACTCGCATTTTCGTGCTTTTTAGCTTGTTTCACCGATAGTTTCAAAGCACCAGACGGGCAAATTTACTACGGATTAGCTACTTTCAAAGGTTTATGGATTTTCGATTATCAGGCAGCTTCGATTTCTGGTGTGCCTGGTGAATTGAGCAGGTATAGAGTTggttttattgattttgttcaCGCTATTCTCTCTGTTCTTGTATTTGTTGCTGTGGCTTTGAGAGATAAAAATGTGGTGAATTGCTTTTATCCTACACCAGATCATGAAACAAAACAGGTACTTGATGTTGTTCCTATTGGAATTGGGGTAATTTGTAgtttgttatttgtagtttttccAACTAGGAGACATGGAATTGGCTTCCCTGTTACACCTGATAAACGCTGA
- the LOC101243831 gene encoding glyoxylase I 4: MGREIVKAESVEETSFNWSSASSDSSSTTSSYDEENRMPLLALNHVSYVCKSVPKSAQFYEQVLGFVLIKRPSSFDFDGAWLFNHGIGIHLLGKEDVQSKRGKINPKDNHISFQCTDMDLIIQRLNDMNVEYVTATVKEGGVTVDQLFFHDPDGNMIEICNCQNLPVLPLSSCPLKKMSSPTFNQTMSDSFYGNGKTNTKMNCSGEVESLMMENLALDMMDISF; the protein is encoded by the exons atggGAAGAGAAATAGTGAAAGCAGAATCAGTTGAGGAAACAAGCTTCAACTGGTCATCAGCATCATCAGATTCATCATCCACAACATCTTCTTATGATGAAGAAAACAGAATGCCTCTGTTAGCATTGAATCATGTTTCTTATGTCTGCAAATCTGTTCCTAAATCTGCCCAATTTTATGAACAAGTCCTCGGTTTCGTACTAATCAAACGTCCATCCTCCTTTGATTTTGATGGTGCTTG gtTATTCAACCATGGAATTGGAATTCATTTGTTAGGAAAAGAAGATGTGCaatcaaaaaggggaaaaattAACCCAAAAGATAATCACATTTCATTTCAGTGCACAGATATGGATCTTATTATTCAGAGATTGAATGATATGAATGTTGAATATGTAACTGCTACTGTTAAAGAAGGTGGAGTTACAGTGGATCAACTCTTTTTTCATGACCCAGATGGCAATATGATTGAAATTTGCAATTGTCAGAATTTACCTGTTCTTCCACTTTCTTCTTGCCCACTCAAAAAAATGTCAAGTCCAACTTTCAACCAAACAATGTCAGATTCCTTTTATG GAAAtggaaaaacaaatacaaagaTGAATTGTTCAGGAGAAGTTGAATCTCTTATGATGGAAAATTTAGCTTTGGATATGATGGACATTTCTTTTTGA